The Molothrus aeneus isolate 106 chromosome 9, BPBGC_Maene_1.0, whole genome shotgun sequence region TTAGAGGCAGAATTCTGTTCCCTCCACCTCCCctacccttttttccccaatcaACCCCTCAATCTCTCCCAGATCCACTTTGCATCTAAAACTCCCTTCTTCCCTCaatttttcctcactttttttGATGCATCCCAAGACCCCTTCCTGGATTTCACAGAATTCATCCTCAGTGCAAGCGTGGTCATGGCAGGTAAGGCCCTGGCCAGGGACACAGGTGCAACGGCGCTGGCAGTGATCCTGGAAAAGCATCtcatggggctgcaggggggagaaaagagaaagggaaatccatgaaaataggagataaaaagaaaaaatgcagaaaaaatgaTGTAAGTGCAGAAGAATAGGGAAAATAGTGAACAAATTGCTAGGCAAAGGGATGTACATGCATACCTTCCCtataaaaagggggaaaaaagggtaaatgcaggaaaaaaaagacataaatgtataaaaatagGGGGGAAATGCTGGGGAAAAgcataaataaaggaaaaatggggaaaatgcagaaaaataaatgcaaacacaaaacacagagaaaaatacagagaagaaaaaagatgtaACTGCCTAGAAAtagggggaaagaaagggaacACGGGAAATATGGCATAAAAATAGGAGGATGGAAAGGGGAAAGTGctgggaaaatgagaaagaaaagtagGGGAAAATGCAAGAAAGAAAGGTGTAAATGCataagaaatagagaaaatgtggggaaattaatttttaaaatataaatacattaagccaggaaaaagaaggaaaacaccatgaaaacagaagtaaatgcagagaaatatgagagaaaggaaaacaaatgcatgaaaaatatAGGTAAggacataaaaataaaaggaagaaggaatataaggaaaaaggaagcaaacatataaaaatagggagaaaatgaagggaaaaaagacacaaatgcctaaaaacaggaaaaaaggccAGAAAAACTACCTTATAGTATTCCCCATCCCTAAAGCATCCACAGTAATCCTCGGGAACGCATCTGTGTCCGTCAAAGACAGAAccctggtggcactggcagccctCAGTGCAGGTTTGGGGACAGGTGGTGGTATTTCCGGTGCAGATGTTGGCACAGGTGTTGGTGCAAAGGGAGTAGGTGCTGTTGGCTGGGCAGGTGGGGGCTGGAAGTTTCATGGAATCATGTATTgagttgggttggaagggaccttaaagctcatcccatcaCCATCATCCCATGTCCTATGTGTCAGCACTGTCACCCAGACCCAAACAAGGAACATTCCCCACCTGTGCCCCCCCCAAACTCCAGTATCACCTAGAGATCTTCCCAACTCCAAAGAGGGGATATttgcccctgtgccctcccaaaCTCACGGCAGAAGGATGATGTCCTCCAAGCCCCCACGGTGACACCGGCACCTTGGCATGCAGTGACATAGCTCTGGATACTCTGGCACAGGACATGTGTGTCCCCTCCCATCATACAGAGGTCATGGATGCAGGATTGGGAATACGGGATGGGGTCAATGATGCGATGGCAGGAGCCAAAGGGACCTTCAGAGGCCGTGAGTAGGCCACAATAGTTGGGTTTTTGGAGGACTGCCACTTTCTCCTCTGTGCAGGTGGGACACTCATCCTTGGGACAGGTGTCATTGCAAGGTGTATCTGTTGTTTTCCATGCAGATCCAAAGGCTGTTGCATCTGGAGCCAGCTGGCCACTGGAAAGCTGGAACTCATCATTGCCTTGGCCATTGTAGTTGCCGCAGAGGCCACACAAGCGCCCCATGTAGGTCTGGGGGACCGTGACCATCACGTGCTGGACGAGGTCATAGTGGACAACGAGGCCAAAGTCAGTGCGGAGCAGGACACCTGTCCCATGTGGGTAGACCTGGACCTGTCCCTCACTCAGGATGGTGGGGAGGTGGTGGGAGATGGAATCCACCTGGGATAGAGAAGGAAGAGTCCTCCAGTGAGGAGGTGGGACCAAACATTTGGGGGAAACACCTTCCAAACAATATTCTGACAGATTTGTGGATCCcacttggaagaaaaaagtttgGATGAGGATGGATTAGTCTTGGAGATGGGGTGAGGGCTCCCCTCACCAAGGAAACAGAGTTTTGGGGTTGATTGAGGTAGaacaaaaaaattagggaaaacaACTTCCAACCAAGGTTTTAATGCATTTACAGATCTTGCTTAGAAAGAAAAGTTGGACTGGGATGGGAGATGGGCTGAGGTGTCCCTTCTATAAAGAAACCCAGTTTGGGGGGATCCCATGAGATTTGGAACATAAAGTGCCACGTTACCATGACATCTGCCCTTTTTCCTTGTTTCAAGGTCAAGGTGACCCCATAGACTTCCACAGACAACGCTTGGATCCCAGAGACCTTCCCCTTCTGCCGCGCCTCCTTCTGGATTGTGACCATAAATGATGTCACGTTTTCACTTGTGCAGGTCTGGGTGAGGATGTAGGAGCAAGTACCAGTGATGTTGAAGGCCATCCCATCAAAGGTAACATAGGTGTGGTCACCTGTGGCTACACAGGTGCTGTACAGCTGCAAGGGAGACTGGACGACATCACTGACGACCTTCCCATGGCCACCATCAGGACAGGAAGTATTTTGGCACTCCACAGTGCCACCAGAGAGGCACTGGCacacctcctgctctgtggggtAGAATGTCTCCCCCTCTTTGTAGTAGACTCCAtggtggctgcagccacagtgggacatggggacacactcGTCACCGCTGAGCATGAAGCCATCCTGACATGTGCAACCCTCACGGCACCGCCCTTGGCATGTGGCAGAGTCAGCGCTGCAGGTGTGCTTGCAGGTGTGTGAGCAGAGCTCATAGGAGCTGTTGGAAGGACAGGGAATATCTGCCGGGAAACAATGGGATTCATAAGGAATCAGGAAATTCCAAGCCAAATCCTGGAACATTCCTGGAATTCAGGTGCAAACTTCACCAAATACAGGGTTTTTTAGCCCATGGCAAACTCTCAATTTTCATCCCTGTGCACGTGACAAGGGGCATCATCAAATGACGATCCAATGATTATTGGATGATGATCCAATGATCATCCATAAAGAACATCCCAGCCCATTTCAATAGGAATTCTTCCACTAAACCACCCAATTTCTCACCTTTGTATGGAGAAAAATGTAACATTCACTCAAAGAATGGGATCACTCCACATTGGGTCCTCAACTGATCTCCAGGCTGAATCCCTTTAACCTAATTCCACTATTTTTGGTACATTTTTTGATGGTTCTCCCTCTAAATTATCCACCTTTTAGCCAACACCAGGAAATTGGAGATTTTGAGGGGGTAAATTATTCCAGATGAGACAACTTCTTCCTTAGGAAAGGTTTAATTTGGGTGGATTATGGGATCAACCAAAACTTTGGGTGGaattcccactggattcccatgTACCTCTAGGTTGTTCATACATGGATTTGGAGCAGACCTGAGGATCCTTTGGATACTGCTGAAGGAAAAACCCTCCCATTGTCCCAACTTACGGCAGAAATTATCTGTCCTCCACCTCCCGATGGACACACCAGCAGCCTGGCATGCGGTGGCGTAGAAGGCAATGATTGGACACATCCCTTCTTCCTGATCAGGGAACAGGCAGGAGTCATGGATGCAGCTCTGGAAGTACTGGTGGCCATCAACATGACTATGACATGCTCTGAAAGGTCCATCCActtccaaaataatttcacaCCCCATCCCAGAGACTTCCTGCTGCAGCCGGGAAGGTGCAAGAGTGCTGGAACATTCCACTGTTGACCTCTCACGACATCCAGTGACATCCGTGaccttccagctgctcccaaagGCATCTGGGTCTGACGTCACATGGTTGTTCCTCATCATCATGTCATCACTTGCAGCACCATTGTAgttcccacagagcccacagaggGCATTGGTGAAGCCACTGGGCACCATGGTGGTGACGTGGCTGTACCAGTCATAGGTGACAACAAGGCCAAAATTGGTCACTACCACCGCATCCTGCCCGTGACGATAGACAACAATCTTTCTTTCACTGTAGTGATATGGGAGATTGATCAACTGCTCATCAATCTGGGGAGAAAACCATAAAAATTGATCAACTTTGCAAATTGATAGTAAACTATTTTCAACAGCCAGAGCAATCAAAAAGCatcaatttaattaaattttgaatTGAATTAAATTTTGGATTTAAGAGAATGAGAAGGACCAAGTCCCAAGAGGAGGTTGATCAACCACTTGATCTGGAACAGCCAAATTATGTTGATTTAATTACATTTCAGATATTAATGGGATGAGGTTTGGGACAAGGTGGAGAATGTGGTGAAAAAAGAAGGGATCATTTCCTAAACTCACCATGATTTTTCCAGGATGTTCCCTGCTGATGCTGATGGTTTTGTTGTAGACTTTGACTGTCACCATGGTGATGGACAACATGAGGTTGTCACTTCGGTGGCCATTCTGCACCAACACCTGGAATCCCACCAAATTTTGGGTGTCCTCACACAACCCTACCAACAGGTAGACACATGTCCCCTGGAAGATGAACCTCTTGCCATCAAAGGTCTCATAGTGGGTGGCTCCAACAGCAGTGCAGACCCCAAAACTTTTGGGATAACAATCCTGGATCCCCTCCTTCACCCGGCATTCCTCCTCAGTGCCACAACCAGAATCCCAGCACACTGCCTGCCGCTTCTCCGCGTCACACACACAGCGTTGGGTGCAAGTGAggtcaccccaaaattcctcgcGAAGACCATAGAAGAGACCCCGAAAGACACAGCCACATTCAGAAGGGGGGATGCAGGTATTGGCATCAAGGACAAGGCCCTCGTGGCACATGCAGGTGTCCACACAGgtggtgacagtggcacagctggatgACACAGCAGGGATGTTGCAGGTAGGGAGGCAGGCGAGGCCACAGGTGCTGTAGGTGCTGTTGGGTGGGCAAGTGAGAGCTGGACAGGGAGGGAGACAGCAGTCAGGGTGGGGCAGCACACGGTGGAACAGACTTCTTTGACTATCTACGCAGATATCCTGGAGTCTCCATGGACTTCCTAGACCTTTTACCTGGACATTCTGGAGTCTCTGAGGACTTCTTGCTCAGATTTTCTAGAGACTCCACAGACTTTGTGGACTTTCTACATGGACTTTCTGGAATCTCCCTGGCCTTCCATGGGTTTCCTGCTTGGATCTGCTGCCATAACCTTTCCCAACCCATGATCCTATGGATCGTTAGTCCCACATTAATTAGGCTCTTCCCACCCCAAGGAGTATTTTCACCCAACCATCCTCTACTCACGACATCCCACTGTTGTCCTCCAATCGGAAATATTGATCCCCTCCTCCTGGCAGTCATCAGCATAGGTCTCAAAGGCGTGGCACAGCGCATCACGATGCCCCTCATTGGCACACAGGTCATAGATACAGTTCTTCACGTAGATATTAGGACTGATAGTGTCATGACATGACCGGAATGGCCCAGAATGTTGGGACAACTTCCCACACCAGGTCTCTGCCTTGTATGTCACCACCTGGTCCCATCTGCACCGCCCACAGTCACCGTCGCAAGTGTCCTGGCAGTGGCTGCTCTCACTGGTCACCTTCCAGCTCCGCCCAAATTCCACAAAATCCCACACTTGTTTTCCATCAGGAGAGAGAGTGTCATCTTGGGGATTCCCATTGTTGTTCCCACACATTCCGCAGACTTTTCCAGAAAAAGCAGCCGGAAGTTTGATCACTACATGATCACCCCAGTTGTAGAGGACTTTCAGCTTGAAATTTGATTGGATCAACATGGATTTGCCCTTCTGGTGGATGCGGAGCTTCCCCTGGGAGAGGGAGATGGGAAGGTGCGAGCGGTGGTTGTTCACCTGGAGGACAACAAAAACCatcaaaacaaccaaaatccaTCAAAATTTGGCATAGAGTTCAAGAAGACTAGAAGTGTTTTCATGCAAGGGTTACCTGCACACCAGCAAATCCAGGAATTATTTAGGAAGAGACCCTCAAGATCATTGATAAATATGTAATTTcagcaaaatttttaaaaattgggaaattatGATGGCTTACCCTCACCATCCCATTCTCTGActggacagcagtgacagtgatgTTGTCAACATGGATGGTGATGGAGCTGATGGAGGAAACTTTGgagttctccttttccttctttgtgaCCTCAACAGAGAAGACAGGAAGGGTGGGATCGGGATCGCAGATGGTGGTCAAGGTGTAGGCACATGTTCCCATGAAATCAAAGGTTTTTCCATCAAAACTGCGGTAGTGTGACCCGCCAGCAAGCCAACAGGTGGAGAAAGTCTCCTGGATGCACTCTGGTTGTCCATCCACCATCTCACACCTCTCCTCACATAGAAAATCCTCACAGGAGAGTGGTGTGGGGActgaaaaaaaggggaaaacccGTGAATGGTCAATTGCACAACACCCAACCATTGGGGTGACAAAACAGTGGACTGACTGTACtcactggcagcacagagccccgGGAAGCCATATCCAGTGTGACTCCGGAACCCAAATACCAGGAGCCCGATGGGCACCTGCGAGTTCTCAGCGCTCTGCATTTTTGCTCTCACAGTGATGTTGGCCCAGGAGAAATCTGTGCCAGGAACGGCCTGCCATGCCATGGTGGTGTCTGGCTGATGGTTGAgggtggtggtggcagtggcagtggtggGTGCAATGAGGATGGCATGATTATACTGGCTGGGCACACTGCTAAAGCGGAATGCAGTGCAATGGGCAGTGACAGGTGGGACAACAAGGAGGAAGGGATCTTGCCAGGACGACCCGCTGAagaaaaacaccacctgcaCTGCCACCATCGCACTGATATACAGGTGGGAGTTATGGTTCAGCACAAATGTCTGCACCTCCCCTGCCGCCATGGCCACAGTGGCATTCCCACTCCCGGTGTTGTAGGTGATGGTGTTGTCCTCATCTGTCACCACATAAACGAAGTCAACATCTGTCTGCAGTGGGTTGGGTGGCACCATGTAGCTCCTACCCCATGCTGtcattgggaggagctgctccaccACGAAGTCAAAGCCAGCAGACACCTTGACACAcgtgtggccactgaggacgGCCACCGGGGTGTCGGCCACCACAACTGTGCCAGTGAagtcctggctgctctggagctgcaggctgtggtAGGGCTGCAGGAATAGGCGGAGCACGGCACCAGGGACATAAGTGGCCCCAGCATAGTGGAAAGTGGCAGTGGTGGTGATGCTGATAGCAGTGGTGGTGGCGCCAGTGGCCACCACGAACTCAGTCAGGCCATAAGTGTAGTTCCCAACAGGTGTCACTACATAGTACCTGGTGCCCAGGCTCTCCATAGGTAGGAGGGCAGTGGCACCCACAGTGTAGCTCTTGGTGCTGACAGACACTACGGAGATGTCAGCGCTGGCCTGGACCACCAAGGTTTTATGGGAAGTGTGGCTTCCAGTGAGTTCCAGGTTAGCAGGGAGAGGCAAGGGCACAGTGACATCTGGCCTCAGGGTGATGTTCTTGGTGACAGAGCCGCCATGGAGCATCACTGACACCTGGGTATCAGCAGGGCCATAGgaggtgagcagcagctgcaggtatGCTCTGGGGGACTCGTCATCGTTCTGTGGGAACACAGCCAGGAACTCCCGGCCCCGGTAGCTGGCACTGGAGAGtgctgggaaaagagggggaaaagggggactTGGTTAATTTTTATGTTAACCAAGGGGTTATATAAAGGgggcttttatatttttatatcattaCTGTATGTGTTTATATATcaattttcccattttacaGTAGGAATTGTACTGAAATTACATTAAAGATATGACTGCAGTATCCAATTTATAGAGTTCATTTTTAtatctaataataataataatataaattctATTTACAGCTTGTTATGTTAATAAACAACATTTGTATTCTATtaacaaattattaaaatacatcaatgtgttaaaaatatgaaataatgtTGTTTTATTAACTAATAttaattacataaaatattattCCTTAATACAACAATATTACTagatatttatattattataccTTGTGTTCATGATATATTACTAGTATTATGCAATATACTTAAGTATATTACTACTTATTAGCACactgataaaatattaataatataggACTCATATATCAGTGAAAATATGTCAATTACATTTTGGCCTGTTACTGTATTATTATACTTATTATCCATTATATAACTTCATTATACAATTTTCCATGTTATTATTATACAGATCTATTAATTATAAAACTGTGATATACAATacttatatttaaatatatagtAGTATTTTTTCTATTACTTTGTACTTAATTTTGATAGAAATATCAGCAAATATTTAATCCAACTCCATAAACATTAACATAATTAaagtaatataataataaacatTGTGGCTATTGAatttatttcagtattaataatagtagaaaataaatttacatgttatttttataattatataaaacaGTAGATGATTTATATTTTCTCTATATAAAAGTATACAGATaatgattttaaataattttatttcttgttttcataGAAACggtttgggaaaaaattgtaaaaatcaAGCAAAAATAAGCAGTAAGGTGCAAAATTACAAAGGTAGAGAATATATTAGAgaccagaataaaaataatataccattatattatactatattgcAATATAATCTATCATTATATGCAATTAATATAACAATTATAATAGTAGACATTACATTGTAATGcagaatataataatatataattatgttaataaatattatatgcATTAATTACATACTGTTATAATACAATGTAATACAATAACAATGTCATTCATATATTATGCAACTCTACATCATATTATATTGTAAAATAAGAATtgtattatataattatatttgtAGTAATTTATATCTATTCTATAGTTTATAATTATATCTTAATAACTAGATATAGTTATATATAATAGCAATATATAGTCTGCTATATTAATAAATGCagtaatatattatattaatagaAGACATATTACGTTCCCATAGTTCACATCTTTTGTACATCCATATAAACTTTTAAATAAGTTTATACTGAATTTTCATAGAAATTTTTACTAAAAAATGGAAATCAAGAATAATGATAATAAGATAATTACAGCATTATAGATCATACGttgtattttttataattacAGTAGAGatattatatattcatataGAAATGTTGCAGTGTAtgtatattattaatatatccACAACACATAAAAATATAGATAAGTAATAATAAGCAATTACTGTCCTATTGATCAATATGATGCTATTCAATTACactatttaatattattattagcaaattaaaattttatgtctTTTGTATAAGATAAAatgcatatataaaaatatacattatatatataaatatataaaagaagACTAAACAAAAGATACTTTACAAggatcaaaaatattttcagggatttttttaatgttacaaaacaacaaaatagcCATTTTTTGCCCCAAAGCAGGTTTAAAAAAGTGGGTATCTTCTCCTaattaaaagggaggaaaaaaaaaatcttgagattggcagggaaaaaaacccaggaaaatgaGATGAAAATTGAATAAAACTCTGTATATATAAAAGCCcatcaaaggattttttttaaatttaaaaaatagggaATTGGGGAtggtagattaaaaaaaaaattcaggtgattttttggaaaaaaaatggaattttagtgttttgggggaaaaataggGAATAATGAGGTTTAACTTTGAACAAAAAAGAGGATTAAAGGGGGCTTTCTGCAATAATACATGAATAAGagttgtgtttttaaaaaagggggATTATGAAGAAACATTAGGAGGGAAATGAGCAATTGGAATTTTAATAATTAGAACAGAGtgaaagaggtttttttctttaaagtaccTGAAACCTAAAAGAGAGTTCAAGAGGGCTTTTCTTCctcattaaattaatttttaaaataaaattgaacaaaaaaaataaacaagaaaacattaagagaataaaaagtatttttttctttagaacaCTACCTAAAAATTGGGTTGATAAAAGGTCTTCATGACAATTagaaaaaagccaggaaaataaggaataaaagggggttttttccttaagaaccaacttcttttatttaaaaagagcaaataaaaggactttttttcatttaaaaacatctttttaaaGTATATGGTTTTTCCCGGGAAGAAAATACAGTTCCAGCATATAAATCTTGGGGTTTTGTCCTGGAAAAACACTAAAACTAATCATTAGAAttttagctaaaaaaaaaaaaaaaaacaacaaaaaaccaaaaaaccacacacacacacaaaaaaaaactaaaaaaccccccaaaaaaaaaccccaaaaccaaaaagtaaACCAAAATAACCAGGACAAAGCgcactctttttttcctgtagaaagtgaggaaaaaggggattttccccatgAAATTGTAGAGGCATTCATGAAAAAAGAAGATTCTAAAGgcttttggattaaaaaaatatttcaaaatggggggttttgattaaaaataataaatcttcaGCTGAGAGGTTGTTggagaaaatgcaaaatgagggaagagaggaattTTCAGGCAAAAACAAGCCCTGGGACTCaggatttcattttctgtgctaAAAAGCCTGGAAATATGTACAAAATCcaggaaatttggggattttgtgtggaaaacagcagttttaCTTACCACAGAATGGAAGGAGGAGCCACCATATCCCATCTTGTGCCATCCTtatgaaa contains the following coding sequences:
- the LOC136559813 gene encoding IgGFc-binding protein-like, yielding MESLGTRYYVVTPVGNYTYGLTEFVVATGATTTAISITTTATFHYAGATYVPGAVLRLFLQPYHSLQLQSSQDFTGTVVVADTPVAVLSGHTCVKVSAGFDFVVEQLLPMTAWGRSYMVPPNPLQTDVDFVYVVTDEDNTITYNTGSGNATVAMAAGEVQTFVLNHNSHLYISAMVAVQVVFFFSGSSWQDPFLLVVPPVTAHCTAFRFSSVPSQYNHAILIAPTTATATTTLNHQPDTTMAWQAVPGTDFSWANITVRAKMQSAENSQVPIGLLVFGFRSHTGYGFPGLCAAIPTPLSCEDFLCEERCEMVDGQPECIQETFSTCWLAGGSHYRSFDGKTFDFMGTCAYTLTTICDPDPTLPVFSVEVTKKEKENSKVSSISSITIHVDNITVTAVQSENGMVRVNNHRSHLPISLSQGKLRIHQKGKSMLIQSNFKLKVLYNWGDHVVIKLPAAFSGKVCGMCGNNNGNPQDDTLSPDGKQVWDFVEFGRSWKVTSESSHCQDTCDGDCGRCRWDQVVTYKAETWCGKLSQHSGPFRSCHDTISPNIYVKNCIYDLCANEGHRDALCHAFETYADDCQEEGINISDWRTTVGCPLTCPPNSTYSTCGLACLPTCNIPAVSSSCATVTTCVDTCMCHEGLVLDANTCIPPSECGCVFRGLFYGLREEFWGDLTCTQRCVCDAEKRQAVCWDSGCGTEEECRVKEGIQDCYPKSFGVCTAVGATHYETFDGKRFIFQGTCVYLLVGLCEDTQNLVGFQVLVQNGHRSDNLMLSITMVTVKVYNKTISISREHPGKIMIDEQLINLPYHYSERKIVVYRHGQDAVVVTNFGLVVTYDWYSHVTTMVPSGFTNALCGLCGNYNGAASDDMMMRNNHVTSRMSLDVVRGQQWNVPALLHLPGCSRKSLGWGVKLFWKWMDLSEHVIVMLMATSTSRAASMTPACSLIRKKGCVQSLPSTPPHARLLVCPSGGGGQIISAVDSISHHLPTILSEGQVQVYPHGTGVLLRTDFGLVVHYDLVQHVMVTVPQTYMGRLCGLCGNYNGQGNDEFQLSSGQLAPDATAFGSAWKTTDTPCNDTCPKDECPTCTEEKVAVLQKPNYCGLLTASEGPFGSCHRIIDPIPYSQSCIHDLCMMGGDTHVLCQSIQSYVTACQGAGVTVGAWRTSSFCPPTCPANSTYSLCTNTCANICTGNTTTCPQTCTEGCQCHQGSVFDGHRCVPEDYCGCFRDGEYYKPHEMLFQDHCQRRCTCVPGQGLTCHDHACTEDEFCEIQEGVLGCIKKNPCKSLHCRPKERCRPRGAQSRCVPALVATCWAWGDPHFRTFDGLDFDFQGTCTYTMAESHGNDPGLVPFRVQAKNDIRGGIQSVSYVSLVKVDIYGQRISFHRNENGRVRVNGEVTLLPVLLADGKVRVHPSGLRVALETDFGLQVSYDWNWHLQINLPSSYYRHVRGLCGNFNLKPLDDIPEAGDNITAIVTWAKNWKSADFEVDDPICWDYCDGVCPVCDEKKKELYGGNHYCGIIKKSFQGPFRACHNIVKPHDFYRNCLSDLCLSNGARSILCQVLETYAATCQKHGAMVHDWRTPSGCPLPCPENSHYEPCGNACPATCSDWDSPATCDQPCVETCACNTGHVLSGGQCVPVSRCGCTRDGRYYHPGEEFWGDDTCHSRCRCDMELGMVVCEDSGCKPGEVCAVVKGVRRCVANRHSICVATGDPHYTTFDGRRYDFMGTCVYLLAGLCSTDPTLIPFAVTVENNHRGSHLVSFTKVVTMEVYNMTLSLSQEHPQKVKVNGVLLDLPFTHNHQLQVSLRGVHGFITTEMGVTVTFDWYSYARVIIPNTYAGAVCGLCGNANGDPHDDFVTHDGHHADNETHLGDSWKVSDVPGCSAGCSEGCQVCSDAQKRAYRGDKHCGLLGKKRGPFAACHDIIDPGPYLDDCLFDACLYEGHQDTVCPAIATYVAACQSQGAACGCVLEGRYYPRGEQFYSAPPCTERCTCSENGRLDCHPTPGCSSDEECTVQDGVLGCHPRTCRQCQVLGAGAYSTFDGHLGNFGGSCTLLLLELERGEPEEELEPITVALEQEDTEVQRVTVVAHGVTVVMDRGQQWEVMVDGERHLLPLWLRGGAVGVAQVGSHRLLQVQGGPKILYDGNAYMVLTLPPASHRPRGLCGNFNGDPHDDDPDREALGISPPNCTRLAPAPSCSQAQAGRCAVLEDPEGPFAGCHRVVPPRTYLVTCERQVCGGDGDPCTGFQGYAAACQAAGGALQEWREATGCSLTCPPKSHYQLCARTCEHTCAGVSAPPPCSERCFEGCQCAEGLLFDGARCVLPGTCGCLHQGRYFQIAEAILTSDCSQSCTCRGPGGLQCRPFTCPFGHTCGLRDGTRTCIARPGHCALSPATRFVTFDGVTGPTLVTGIYVVASVCDPRDPMWFRLLGDIRDVGDQPAVVALHLFTPHGLITVQRNRKVWLNGIPTPLPAEFPGPLTITETRTTLRISRTPGFLVELGAVGVTVEVPREARARLCGLCGDYDGAAGNDLRGPDGTVTSDTRALAEAWRAPDFTCHH